The following coding sequences are from one Pararge aegeria chromosome 13, ilParAegt1.1, whole genome shotgun sequence window:
- the LOC120628828 gene encoding lipase 1-like, with product MANTISYLVLFYMFSDCLTQCSQNDIKNGDSPPIKTLNFTQIAAQVGYAVNEYDVTTQDAYILKLFHIPGDKTKPVLLMHGIIDSADTFILRGNTSLAVTLSRAGYDVWIGNTRGNRYARRHIYLHPENDVEFWDFSFHEYGLYDLPAIIDFILDQTGEASLSAVGHSQGSTNFLVLGALRPDYNEKVKVLVALSPICFLANVKNVASLMLQSVSILDQIYQITGQEELFGDETSLGQLFRAVCGCKGSYSVCAYGIFFPVAGSDPEELEPDFFPTIVAHYPTGTSRKNAVHVSQLGIKEKFSNFDYQWRNVDIYNSTTPPEYELSNVTMKVALLVGRNDQISTIKDVELLRSKLPNVVEYKIIHHKKFNHIDAVWGRNMYKYLFPEILKVLKNI from the coding sequence ATGGCAAACACAATATCATAtctcgttttattttatatgttcagTGACTGTTTAACGCAGTGCTCgcaaaatgatattaaaaatggTGATAGTCCTCCTATAAAGACATTGAACTTTACGCAGATAGCCGCTCAAGTTGGATATGCAGTGAACGAATACGATGTGACTACGCAGGATGCGTACATCTTAAAGCTGTTCCACATTCCAGGGGACAAAACAAAACCTGTACTGCTAATGCACGGTATTATAGATTCAGCTGATACCTTCATTCTTCGTGGGAACACGTCACTAGCTGTGACCCTCTCGAGAGCAGGCTATGACGTATGGATCGGCAATACTAGAGGCAACAGATACGCCCGGCGTCATATTTACTTACATCCAGAAAACGACGTCGAATTTTGGGATTTCAGCTTCCACGAATATGGCCTCTACGATCTTCCCGCAATAATAGACTTCATTTTAGACCAAACAGGAGAAGCTAGCCTAAGTGCAGTAGGACATTCGCAAGGAAGCACAAATTTCTTAGTGCTCGGTGCATTAAGACCGGATTACAACGAAAAAGTTAAAGTGTTGGTTGCATTGTCGCCGATATGTTTCCTGGCTAACGTAAAGAATGTAGCGTCGTTAATGCTTCAGTCAGTTTCGATTTTGGACCAAATCTATCAAATAACCGGCCAGGAAGAGTTATTCGGGGATGAAACGTCGCTGGGTCAGTTATTTAGAGCAGTTTGCGGCTGTAAAGGAAGTTATAGTGTTTGCGCTTATGGAATCTTCTTCCCAGTAGCTGGTAGCGATCCCGAGGAATTGGAACCGGACTTCTTTCCTACCATCGTAGCGCATTACCCAACCGGGACTTCTAGGAAGAACGCTGTGCACGTGTCTCAATTGGGAATCAAGGAAAAGTTCTCTAACTTTGATTACCAATGGAGAAACGTGGACATTTACAATTCCACAACTCCTCCGGAATATGAATTGAGTAACGTAACCATGAAAGTTGCGTTATTGGTTGGTAGAAACGATCAGATATCAACGATAAAGGATGTAGAACTGTTGAGGAGTAAGCTCCCGAATGTCGTAgagtataaaattatacatcACAAGAAATTTAATCATATTGATGCTGTTTGGGGAAGGAATATGTATAAGTATCTATTTCCTGAAAttcttaaagttttaaaaaacatatag
- the LOC120628975 gene encoding lipase 1-like, producing MITTTVFYLTVVEIIVQQISYTSASNAPVILPEDATLTTIELANKYGHPATRYDVTTEDGYVLGIYRLPGKGRIPVLLMHGLQDSSDSWLLRGQNSLAITLANNGCDVWLGNSRGNRYSRLHKHLNPDTDPAFWQFSFHEMGYYDLPAIIDTILNETGADNLTAIGHSQGTTMFFVLGSEKKEYNSKVNVLVALAPMAFVHNAPAPASILIQLSPLLSQLDREDGSSEVFGDNSTASTLIHTFCTTPITGYLGCVYGIIFPLLGYDPAELDPNFFFVAAAHYPSGGSYLSILHYLQVGYRKAFAPYHYGSDVNMKVYNSSDPPEYQLDQVTMRVALLSARNDRLSSIPDVLHLRRQLPNVVYYLENPRPLMNHVNYVWGLNMQDYLFPYIYSVLQNNHHNLTNMTTQL from the coding sequence ATGATCACAACAACGGTGTTCTATTTAACAGTGGTAGAAATAATCGTTCAACAAATTAGTTACACATCAGCGTCCAATGCACCAGTTATTTTACCAGAAGACGCAACACTGACCACGATTGAACTCGCCAACAAATATGGGCATCCGGCTACGCGATACGATGTGACCACTGAGGATGGATACGTCCTCGGCATTTACCGGCTCCCAGGCAAGGGCCGCATCCCAGTACTACTTATGCACGGTCTCCAGGATTCCTCCGATAGCTGGTTGCTCAGAGGGcagaactctctggcaatcacgCTCGCTAACAACGGATGTGATGTATGGCTAGGCAACAGCAGAGGAAATAGATATTCCCGACTTCATAAACACCTCAACCCGGACACAGACCCCGCGTTCTGGCAGTTCAGCTTCCACGAGATGGGATATTATGACCTCCCAGCTATCATTGACACAATTCTGAACGAAACCGGCGCAGATAATTTAACAGCCATCGGCCATTCCCAAGGTACCACGATGTTCTTCGTGCTCGGTTCCGAAAAGAAAGAGTACAACTCCAAGGTCAATGTGCTGGTAGCACTCGCTCCGATGGCGTTCGTGCACAATGCTCCAGCACCTGCATCAATATTGATACAATTGTCACCGCTGCTCAGTCAATTGGACAGGGAAGATGGTTCGAGTGAAGTATTCGGCGACAACAGTACAGCCAGTACTTTGATTCACACGTTTTGTACCACCCCCATTACTGGTTATCTGGGCTGTGTGTATGGAATAATATTCCCCTTACTGGGCTACGATCCGGCTGAATTGgatcctaattttttttttgttgctgcTGCCCATTATCCATCAGGAGGTTCCTATTTGAGCATCTTGCATTATCTGCAGGTGGGGTATAGGAAGGCTTTCGCACCATACCATTACGGAAGTGATGTTAATATGAAAGTGTATAACTCCTCGGATCCTCCAGAATATCAATTGGATCAAGTGACTATGCGAGTGGCTCTATTGTCCGCAAGAAATGATCGTTTATCTTCAATTCCTGATGTGTTACATTTGAGACGGCAGTTGCCGAATGTGGTATATTATCTGGAGAATCCTCGACCGTTGATGAACCATGTAAACTATGTGTGGGGTCTAAACATGCAAGATTACTTGTTTCCCTACATATATAGTGTATTGCAAAATAACCATCATAATCTTACCAACATGACTACGCAACTTTAA
- the LOC120628974 gene encoding cationic amino acid transporter 2-like, whose protein sequence is MTFPEENSFLNGDNTRGRGMPAYTVGQAYADGGIKAGAARAAKLTYDVLSRRKAAEEGVARLARVLSALDLTALGVGSTLGVGVYVLAGDVAKNYAGPAVILSFLLAAVASVFAGLCYAEFGARVPKAGSAYVYSYVCVGEFIAFIIGWNLILEYIIGAASVVKALSEYLDSLLYQAISTKLYEWMPMDSPHLARYPDLFAFTVVMAFSVALAFGVKESTKFNNFCTGVNLCVVLFVIISGSFKADTKNWRIPASEVPRDKGTDFGSGGFAPYGIAGIIKGAAVCFYGFIGFDCVATAGEEARRPQKSIPFAVVASLLVVFLAYCGVSSVLTLMIPYYMQDEKAPFPYVYDQLGWPWARYAVSVGAICALCSSLLGAVFPLPRIIYAMASDGLLFQFMGRVSEKYQTPLVGTMVAGLFTGTLAMMFELKQLIHMMSIGTLLAYSMVASCVLLLRYERSQSVHRAAEPLNLSVRSALRQLLNSEGHATPTRLSSSLVGVLVTLYGVWCLVMMNSVHQHGDAILAGEAGPVAVFAIGTALVVFTLYAISRQPVSEKKLAFSVPLVPWLPGLSILINVYLMLNLDYMTWLRFAVWIAAGLLIYVTYGAWHSSERRKPLDAVQLAELHNDSQTALLQHNLQHTIG, encoded by the exons ATGACTTTTCCTGAAGAAAATTCATTTCTAAATGGTGATAACACACGAGGACGTGGCATGCCGGCCTATACAGTAGGGCAGGCATATGCTGATG gtGGGATAAAGGCAGGAGCAGCCCGTGCTGCGAAACTTACCTACGATGTGTTATCGCGCCGCAAAGCAGCAGAGGAGGGTGTGGCTAGACTAGCACGGGTGCTTTCAGCTCTTGACCTAACCGCTTTGGGTGTGGGCAGCACCCTGGGTGTAGGGGTCTACGTGCTGGCAGGAGATGTCGCTAAAAACTACGCGGGACCAGCTGTTATACTGTCGTTTCTATTAGCTGCTGTTGCTAGCGTGTTTGCTG GCCTATGCTATGCGGAGTTTGGTGCTCGAGTGCCGAAGGCCGGGTCAGCGTACGTGTACAGCTATGTGTGCGTCGGCGAGTTCATTGCTTTCATTATAGGATGGAATCTCATACTGGAATACATTATTG GTGCTGCGTCGGTAGTAAAAGCGCTGAGCGAATACCTAGACTCTCTACTGTATCAGGCGATATCCACTAAGCTGTATGAATGGATGCCAATGGACTCACCGCACCTAGCCCGCTACCCGGATCTGTTTGCTTTCACCGTTGTTATGGCGTTTTCtg TGGCGTTGGCGTTCGGCGTGAAGGAGTCTACGAAGTTCAACAACTTCTGCACGGGCGTCAACTTGTGCGTTGTACTTTTCGTCATCATCTCCGGATCTTTCAAAG cgGATACTAAGAACTGGCGTATTCCAGCGTCCGAAGTCCCTCGGGACAAGGGCACTGACTTCGGCAGCGGCGGGTTCGCCCCCTACGGGATCGCGGGCATTATCAAAGGCGCTGCCGTTTGCTTCTACGGGTTTATTG GTTTCGACTGCGTGGCTACCGCTGGCGAGGAGGCCAGGAGACCACAAAAGAGCATACCCTTCGCAGTGGTGGCTTCACTGCTCGTGGTGTTTCTGGCTTACTGTGGGGTATCGTCCGTGCTCACTCTGATGATTCCATATTATATGCAG GACGAGAAAGCGCCCTTCCCGTACGTGTACGACCAGCTGGGCTGGCCGTGGGCGCGGTACGCCGTCAGCGTGGGCGCTATCTGCGCACTCTGCTCCAG CTTGCTGGGCGCCGTGTTCCCGTTGCCGCGCATCATCTACGCGATGGCGTCGGACGGGCTGCTGTTCCAGTTCATGGGCCGCGTGAGCGAGAAGTACCAAACCCCCCTGGTGGGCACCATGGTCGCGGGGCTGTTCACAG GGACCCTCGCGATGATGTTCGAGTTGAAGCAGCTCATCCACATGATGTCCATCGGGACCCTGCTGGCGTACTCCATGGTGGCGTCCTGCGTACTGCTGCTCAG GTACGAGCGCAGCCAGTCGGTGCACCGCGCCGCCGAGCCGCTCAACCTGTCGGTGCGGAGCGCGCTGCGACAGCTGCTCAACTCCGAAGGGCACGCCACGCCCACTCGGCTCAGCTCCTCGCTGGTGGGCGTGCTTGTCACTTTGTACG GGGTGTGGTGCCTGGTGATGATGAACAGCGTCCACCAGCACGGCGACGCGATCCTAGCAGGGGAGGCGGGCCCCGTTGCCGTCTTCGCCATCGGCACCGCCCTGGTGGTCTTTACCCTCTACGCCATTTCCAGGCAACCCGTCTCCGAGAAGAAGCTCGCTTTCTCC GTGCCGCTGGTGCCGTGGCTGCCGGGGCTCAGCATCCTCATCAACGTGTACCTGATGCTGAACCTTGACTACATGACGTGGCTGCGCTTCGCCGTCTGGATCGCGGCCG
- the LOC120628978 gene encoding lipase 1-like translates to MNIVLILILIISSKTHVLARENIADELNSLLQRSVDGPLNFPELARNYGYQTEKYDVQTEDGYLLGLFRIPGERGLPTLLMHGLMDTSDTWLIRGNTSLGVTLACEGYDLWFGNIRGNRYSRRHVKLNPDIDTSFWDYSFHEHGFYDLPAIIDTILWKTGSKKLNAIGHSQGNTIFYILGSTRPEYNAKVNVMTALAPVCFFNNAPPPLSWLIQISPQLYELAMSSGVHEIFGNVTPIGKATKLFCSRPSIGYAVCLLGVLFPFVGFDTQELLPLFFNVIVEHNPAGTTTKNFYHFFQLGLRGRFSNFDYGPDRNLLEYNSKTPPDYNLTSVTMPIVFIAARNDKLSRIPDVENLLQQLPNVVRYTIIKRRIMNHLDYVWGAHMKAYLFPYILEVLEKFN, encoded by the coding sequence atgaatatagttttaatCCTTATATTGATTATTTCAAGCAAAACACATGTATTGGCGCGAGAAAACATAGCCGACGAACTAAATTCACTGTTACAAAGAAGCGTAGATGGACCCTTAAATTTTCCGGAACTTGCAAGAAACTATGGGTACCAAACCGAAAAGTACGATGTTCAGACCGAAGATGGATATCTACTTGGCCTTTTCCGCATACCAGGTGAACGAGGGCTGCCTACACTTCTGATGCATGGATTAATGGACACCAGTGACACTTGGCTGATAAGAGGAAACACATCCCTCGGGGTAACCCTAGCATGCGAGGGTTATGACTTATGGTTCGGAAACATCAGAGGAAACAGATACTCGCGAAGACATGTCAAACTTAACCCTGACATAGACACTTCTTTTTGGGACTACAGTTTCCACGAACACGGATTTTACGACCTCCCCGCTATAATCGACACGATTCTATGGAAAACTGGATCGAAGAAACTGAACGCGATCGGTCATTCCCAGggtaatacaatattttacatattaggATCAACTAGGCCAGAATACAATGCAAAGGTAAACGTTATGACAGCACTAGCGCCAGTGTGCTTCTTTAACAATGCACCGCCACCTCTTAGTTGGTTGATCCAAATATCACCGCAGTTATACGAACTCGCGATGTCAAGCGGAGTGCACGAAATATTTGGAAACGTTACGCCTATTGGTAAAGCAACGAAATTGTTTTGCAGTCGACCATCTATCGGATATGCAGTGTGCCTTCTTGGTGTACTGTTTCCTTTTGTTGGATTCGACACTCAGGAGCTCCTACCTCTTTTTTTCAATGTCATAGTCGAGCACAACCCCGCTGGAACGACGACGAAGAATTTCTACCATTTTTTCCAACTTGGGCTTCGAGGAAGATTTTCTAACTTTGACTACGGTCCAGACAGGAACTTGCTTGAATACAATTCGAAGACACCTCCGGACTATAATTTGACGTCTGTGACTATGCCAATTGTCTTTATAGCTGCGAGAAACGACAAGCTGTCCAGGATACCGGATGTGGAAAACCTGTTGCAGCAATTGCCTAACGTCGTCAGGTACACGATCATTAAAAGGAGGATAATGAATCACTTGGACTACGTTTGGGGGGCTCATATGAAGGCATATTTGTTTCCTTACATTTTGGAAGTATTAGAGAAGTTTAACTAA